The following proteins are encoded in a genomic region of Enterocloster clostridioformis:
- a CDS encoding RluA family pseudouridine synthase, whose protein sequence is MIPILYEDKDIIVVQKPAGLESQVSRGFAPDMVSEIRRYLHNPQDIHSRPQGASTAQPPYVGVIHRLDKPVEGIMVYGLNQKSTASLSASLQAGKMEKSYLAVVCGKPVDKQGTYVDYLRHCKENNTSKIVDKSDENGKKAVLNYRVLEVINNPGKQDQMLSLIDIELLTGRHHQIRVQFAGHATPLYGDGRYGGGLSTKSTAGTVDRARKKTGFGDGRQPLALCARRLAFPHPSGGKRMEFAMVPSSGAFAWFPDRARKLISAQECGKCHKEV, encoded by the coding sequence ATGATACCAATATTATATGAAGATAAAGATATTATAGTAGTGCAAAAACCGGCGGGATTGGAGTCCCAGGTATCCAGGGGATTTGCGCCGGATATGGTAAGTGAGATACGCCGCTATCTACATAATCCACAAGATATCCACAGCCGTCCACAGGGAGCATCAACAGCCCAGCCGCCCTATGTGGGGGTTATCCACAGACTGGATAAGCCGGTGGAGGGAATTATGGTATATGGACTGAACCAGAAATCCACAGCATCATTAAGCGCCTCTTTGCAGGCCGGAAAAATGGAAAAATCATACCTGGCGGTGGTTTGTGGAAAACCTGTGGATAAACAGGGGACATATGTGGATTATCTGCGCCACTGCAAGGAAAACAACACATCAAAGATTGTGGATAAGTCTGATGAAAACGGCAAAAAGGCGGTTCTTAATTACCGGGTCCTGGAGGTTATCAACAACCCCGGAAAACAGGATCAGATGTTATCCTTAATAGATATAGAGCTGCTTACAGGAAGACACCACCAGATAAGGGTACAATTTGCCGGACACGCAACTCCCTTGTACGGGGATGGACGATATGGAGGCGGGTTATCCACAAAATCCACAGCCGGGACTGTGGACAGAGCAAGGAAAAAAACGGGATTTGGGGATGGACGCCAGCCTCTGGCCCTGTGCGCCCGCAGGCTGGCATTTCCACATCCGTCCGGCGGGAAAAGGATGGAATTTGCCATGGTTCCGTCGTCGGGAGCCTTTGCCTGGTTCCCGGACAGGGCCCGGAAACTGATTTCCGCACAGGAATGTGGCAAATGCCATAAAGAAGTATGA
- a CDS encoding GIY-YIG nuclease family protein, whose protein sequence is MNYTYILTCADGTYYCGWTNDLDKRLKAHNQGKGAKYTRPRRPVVLSYYEAFETKQEAMRREYAIKHMSRTQKEHLIRETSPLRAGCLMPQSGTSSHSGRGFRP, encoded by the coding sequence ATGAATTACACCTATATCCTCACCTGTGCGGACGGAACGTATTACTGCGGCTGGACCAATGACCTGGACAAGCGTCTGAAGGCCCATAACCAGGGTAAAGGAGCTAAGTATACCAGACCCAGACGTCCGGTGGTGCTGTCCTATTATGAGGCCTTTGAGACAAAGCAGGAGGCCATGCGCAGGGAATATGCCATTAAACATATGAGCAGGACGCAGAAGGAACATCTGATAAGGGAGACAAGTCCCCTGAGGGCAGGCTGCCTTATGCCACAAAGCGGTACATCATCACATAGTGGCAGAGGCTTCCGCCCATAA
- the trhA gene encoding PAQR family membrane homeostasis protein TrhA has translation MTAKLKHGITKVKDPGSALTHFIAMILAIIAAMPLLSKAGHDSGHMHISALAVFILSMIGLYAASTIYHTLDISPKINKLLRKIDHMMIFILIAGTYTPVCMIVLGDKTGWTMLTLVWGIAIVGILINALWITCPKWFSSLIYIAMGWVCILAITKILSSMPRAGFMWLLAGGIIYTAGGIIYAMKLPFFNSRHRYFGSHEIFHLFVMGGSLCHYVMMYRFVA, from the coding sequence ATGACAGCAAAATTAAAACATGGGATCACCAAGGTTAAGGATCCCGGAAGCGCATTAACCCACTTCATCGCTATGATTCTGGCCATCATCGCAGCCATGCCGCTGCTCTCAAAGGCAGGACATGATTCCGGACATATGCACATCAGCGCGCTGGCGGTTTTTATACTGAGCATGATTGGTCTTTATGCGGCCAGCACCATATACCATACCCTGGATATCTCCCCTAAGATTAATAAGCTGCTCCGCAAGATAGACCATATGATGATTTTCATTTTGATAGCAGGCACTTATACTCCGGTATGCATGATTGTCCTGGGCGACAAAACCGGCTGGACCATGCTGACGCTGGTGTGGGGTATTGCTATTGTGGGTATCCTCATCAACGCACTGTGGATTACATGCCCCAAATGGTTCTCGTCCCTGATTTACATTGCCATGGGCTGGGTGTGCATACTGGCTATAACCAAAATATTAAGCTCCATGCCCAGAGCAGGCTTTATGTGGCTCCTGGCAGGCGGTATCATCTATACGGCCGGCGGTATCATCTACGCCATGAAGCTTCCATTCTTCAACTCCCGCCACCGGTATTTTGGTTCCCATGAGATTTTCCATCTCTTTGTTATGGGCGGAAGCCTCTGCCACTATGTGATGATGTACCGCTTTGTGGCATAA